Sequence from the Cucumis sativus cultivar 9930 chromosome 1, Cucumber_9930_V3, whole genome shotgun sequence genome:
atggGCCCATTAATAAAGTGAGGAAACGACGTCGCTAAGTTAGGcgcttttttatattttgttgtatttatttatgtgaAGCGGAAATCGGATGCCCTGAAACTTACAAATCTGAAGCAACGCCGTCTGTTTCTCCATCgaatatttcaatttcatcttctGAGCCCTAATTTCTGCTTTCTCTGCCGCCGATTCACTCTCTCTTCAGAGgtctctttctccttcttccaaGCATTCACATTCACACAATTTCTTCACTTCTTTTACCGATCTATTCCCGCTTCACCACTTTGAGCTATATTTTTCCCATTTCTTAACCTGTACTTTCGTATGTCATATGGGTTTCATGTTATGCTTCGCTTTATATGTTCGATTTCAGTTTAAAAGAAACGATCTCCAATCAATTCTGCTGCCTTGAGAACTTCTCATTACATGTTGCAATGCTTTTCAATggttaacttttcttttttgtttgcacAGCTCCAGCGAGATTCTTAGACAGCGGGCCTTTGTCTTTAGTTGCTGTACTAATGAGGGGCAGGAGTTATACTCCATCGCCGCCAAGGGGTTATGGAAGAAGGGGTCGGAGCCCCAGCCCTAGGGGGCGCTATGTGGGACGTGGAAGAGACCTTCCCACCAGCCTTCTAGTTCGTAATCTTAGCCATGACTGCAGGTTTGTTCTTAATCAGTTTGTTCTATAGTTATGCTTATGTTTCTTTTTGCTCTTAAAGATTTTTCCGTTTGGTGTGACCAATTTTCTTGCCATAGAAAGTCTGTAGGAGAAAAAGGGGTCTTTGTGTAACAAAGGTGCATGAATAGGGGAATAAAGAATCACATAGTCCAAGGCAGTTAGAAAGGGCTCTCCCTCAAACCATTGGGATTTTACAATCATAATGAAATGTCCTATTCCAAGAGctattaaagaaacaaaatgcaATGGGTCGAAGAACTATTGATAGTCCCTTTCATCATGTAGTCTTCTATTTCTTTATAACCTACAAAGTATGTTAAGGCCGCTCCCTTCACTTGGGGCAGGGCACTCACCCCTCACTAGTTCTTTGTTGGGCTCTGTGTCGGGATTATTGCACCTGCTTTCACCGTTTTGTTGTCTCCTTCGGGAAgacattgttttttctttcaagaatcTTGTGAAACAGCTTCTAAGttcttaactttttaatttaaattactttccataattgtgtttgatttttatttgaaatttctgtTCTGGACATTTGCAATCTTGGATTTTCATAAGCTCATGCTTAAGCCCTGGAGATTTGTTGCAATGATAGTCAGCATGCCCGACAGTGTAAAAATGCTGTAGGACCCTAATATGTAGTCCGTATTCCATCACATTACTCtgccttttattttgtaatatcaaTTCAGTggtttttcattcaattttcttatccATTGCGGTCCATCAGTGATTCAGTTTTGACCTGCATCCAGGAAATGAGAGAAGACCTTTGGTGTCTGAATATGAGAATTTAAACCGGTTGCATTCTTGCAACATCTTGTTCTGAGTTGCAAGTTTCTTTGAGTTTCTGTATAGTTTGTGATTTGTAATAGATCTATGTCACTGACTGTGTTCTGGTACTAATTCTTTTTAACTGCCTACTGTTTTCTTAAAACACATGTACTGACTACTGCACACTTCTGTTCTTCCTAGTTTACTGATGTCAATATATTGAGTGCTGTTTATAATCGATTTAGAGTTAGAATATGATGATTCCTGGTCTTCtactaatttgaatttattttttgtcacaGGCCTGAGGATCTTCGTAGACCATTTGGACAGTTTGGTGCTATTAAGGACATATACCTACCGAAGGATTATTATACTGGGTGAGCATGTCTGAGCTGTATGTAGGACTTGCGGATTCTTTGGTACTGatgttcattttaattagCAAAATggcaaatttataatttgtggtTATATGGCTTTTGATTAATTCTGTAAAATTTATAccacattttagttttagtatctgataaatgtttaatatatattatatttctttgcTGTTTTCTCAAATTGGTTTAGAATTAATGGTATTAGTGAAAGCACATTTTCATTAactttcttgcttcttttgATCAAAATGTTTTTGGCACAATCCTTGGTAGAAGTCATTGCTGAAGTTTCTGAAGTAGACCCATAGTGTTTCATCTTTCAAATTATGCATCTGATTATAGGGGCGtttctttctgtttcttctattctttttttgtttttccttatCACGTATTAGGTCTGTTTTTTGAATGTTGAAGATTTTAACAGTGAAAGTAATGTTTTGAAGAAGACATCAAGTAATTAGAGTTCTATTGAAGATGATGTTAATGGTAGTGAAGATTGGAAGGAAGTTGGGTTTGAATACATAGAAGATGTTCTCAAGTCTTGAAGAATTTCAAGTCATCTTAAATCTGACACATGCAAGGTCAGCAGCCAAGTGCTTGCTTTATTATAACAGACCTTCCATATATTGCAAGGGATATGGTGGACAGTTTTATTAGAGAAGGTTTACGGCAGGCCAAATACCTGACCTGATTCTGTGGCTTTACTTACTTCTATTTTACAACATTTTCCCTTTTGCTTCTTTTGTGCAACAATTTTGCAGAGAACCACGcggttttggttttgttcaATATGTAGATCCTGCTGATGCTGCAGATGCTAAACACCATATGGACGGCTGTGTTCTTCTCGGTCGGGAGTTGACTGTGGTATTTGCTGAAGAAAACAGGAAGAAACCATCTGATATGAGGGCCAGAGAAAGAGGAAGGTATGAAGCTTCCTTGTATCATTTATGAGATACTTTATAGACATGGATGCTTGTAATTAACTGTCAAATAATCTGGTGCATTTGCATAAGCCAATGTTTTCCGATCGGGTGTGCGTCTTTAGTTATTCtgctttcttattttattattcatatgCGAGAAAACTAAGATAGAATTAGTAGGGCGCGGGGAAGAGTACGAAGTCTCACCTCTAACTCTTATCCTTTTAGTTCTAGATTGGGAGACCGGTATGTAATGAAAGAGATCAACTTACCGAAACCGTTAAGCatatcttttcttctcttaaatCAAGGTGCAAAGATCTATGGCCCACGTAGCGGGATATTGTAGGCGAAACTTAGAGGAGAGGATAGGCGTAATTGAGGAGACTAAGAAAAGACATTTATACCGCCCCGTGGGTTCATTCCCCCCTTCAGTCTACCCTTTTCAACGAAAAAAGATGGCATTGATTCAATGAACAAAGGCGAGGGCCCCTCTCTGATaaggaaggaaaggaaagaagaagaatttgacGATCAATCTGGTCCGATGGCTGTTCTCCACTAACCACAAGGATATAGGGACTCTCTATTTCATCTTCGGTGCCATTGCTGGAGTGATGGGCACATGCTGAGAATTTTGCCTGTCTTCGCCTCCAACCCAAAGTAGGGTAGAAGGTAAGGGCTTGGCCCGCCTGAATAGAATGAATATCTCCTTCGTCCTGTGGCTGCTGAAGCAGTAGCAGTCAGTCGCTGCGTAACATaaataaagaggaaaaagCAGTTGAACTGGAAAGGGTAGGAGGAGATAATACGCTTTATGAATATGAGAAGAATATTGCGGAGAAGAATCTTGCGAGAATGTTCACTCTTTTATTAAGGAGAAGGACGACTTCTTAATGGAACTGATTGTAGTAGGCGTCAGACTCTCAAGAAGTAAAGAGTTCTTGATAGTTGATAGGCTTTCTCGTTTTAAGTAGGTTTAGGAGGAAACTTCAGCATTACTAGTAAGCCTCATAATATAGAAGATGAAAGTCGCGGCATAATAATAGAATATGATCTTCTTGTTCTCCAACACTTCTCACGGTAAAAAAAACTCTTACTGCTTGGAAAAgcacttttaatatatatataatatatattcttttttggatattttgtaatatttggaAAGTGCTTTTATTAGGCTGAAAAGCACTATCCAATAGTTGGTTTACAGTTCACAAGTGTTTGTGCTAGCACATTCGCCGACAAAAAGACGGTCGCTTGATTGAAGCAAGGCACAgttagtaaaataataaataataataatataaataaaaaaaaacataagatTAGAAAGGAATTAACTCAAATAATCTTGagcaaaaacatatttgaaatatagaaataaaaatgattttgtttctcctttgagtctttttcttcttcaattttccttcatttctttggttttctttaattctaCCTTCacaaactttgatttttcattttaggcCTATTGGAtaagaatgtttttttttcctaaaaaaaagtGACCAATTGAATAAGGAGAGCGCAAAAGGCAAGTGCCTTACTGAAGGTGCTCAACTTGGGTACTTGCAAGGCATTAAGGCCTTGCCTCGCCTCACCTCTCCTCTCGCCTCAGGCAAGTGCCTGGCCGCGCCTTAACAACACTGCAGTTCACATTGAAGTTCAGTATTgtatatgaaattaatattttagtcaTACAAACAGTGGGCGATATCATGATCGAAGAAGATCCCCTCCACGTTCGCCTCGATATTCACGTTCCCCAGCTCAACGACGTGGGAGGTATTCTCGTTCACCAGCACCACGCCATGCAAGGTCTAGGTCCCGTAGCTATGATTATGCATCCCAACCACCAAAACAAAGGGCTTACTCaaggtatttttaaaatctattgcTGTTTGATATCTAGTTCTTATTATGTTTCTGAACCCTTGTTTGAGCCTCAAATTTTTTCTGTATCTCAATGCAGATCACTTTCCCCTCGTGACAGACCAGACAGTCGAGAGAGGTCTTTCCCACGACAGGAGAGCCGTGGAAGGTCATACTCCCGATCTCCACGTCTCGATGGTTCAAGGAGTAGGAGTCAAAGTCCAACACAACCTGGAAGTCGAAGTCCAAGCCCTGTAAGAGGACGAAGTCTAAGTAGGAGCAGGAGTAGGAGCAAAAGTGTTGGCCGGAGCCGGAGCCGAAGCCGTAGTCCCCGACGTAGCCCAAGACATGAAGAAGAGTATAGAAGTGAACCGAATGGTGATAGGAGCCCAAGTCAATAGGCAAACAGTTTGAAACTTGGGAAGAACTACAATGTACTATTGCCATTGTTTAGTTTGATGTTTTCGTTATAGACATCATTTCCTTAGTATTGTTGGCTAGCGTTTGTTGTTCTTGGGATTTTGTGCTTGATCAAAAATTGATTGCCGAGTACTTTCATTTTAATGCTGTCTCTGGTGGTGCGATTGACACTTccctatatattttttgagcTCGTTTTTGATATAGTTTGCTTTTGTATGCCACATATGTTACAACATCGGGCCGGAGATTTAAACTTCTGACCTCTAGATAAAACAGACAGTTGTAGTTTCTCAAGTTTCAAGTGATATCTGAGTGGTTGGTCCTACTTCTAATGTCTATTGTGGCTATTATACCTAACTTATATGTCTGTGTTGTTTGGAAAAATGcgtagtttcttttttctttaaaattagaattagtacatatttcttcattcaattgattcatttttcttcttcttcactattttcttctctctaacATCACGGTTCGCCTTTTGGATGATCTTTCTTGTTTGCTGTTTGTCATATGCCATTGTTTGTTGGAAGATCCAGTTACAGATATCCAAAGAACCCACCGAATTGGGCTACACGGAGATCTGCCTCGAAAGGATTGGAAAGTCCTCGAATACATGGTGAATAGAGGAGGGAGTTGagaaattttaatctataatataaaataaaaattctacTTCCTTTCTACTGTAGTTCCACATTTGTCTCCTCCCACCTCTGTCTATCATCTCTGTACATACAGTAGAAggaatttcttttcttttttttttttacattttctgaATTAATTTCAATGAAAGAGTAAAACACTTGGAGTTGGAGAACAACTTTGCGTTtatgaaatgaattgaaaaacattttatatgAGGGAAGGAGAAGGCAAAAATGCAAAGGGAGAGGTGTCCAAATGTCTAATCTTTGGGATTCAATATGttctcttatttatattttattacgCATTCATCGTACTGATTTTATTACAGTCAgttctccatttttctttaaccaCACTTCACTTCCACTTTGAAATCTTTTGAACATTACCACATTACTATTCTCTATTTATTCATACTGAAATTTTATCTTCACTTCAAATTAGCAAATCTcactttattttcaaaagcatTTCACACAACCAACCAACaataattgaagaaacaatagaaattttccaatacttatatatatatttatatattttaaataataagaatttatcgttttaatattttttctaaaattcctTGTGTATGGTTGTTTTTAGTAGAAAattgtgataatattttactGAAATGGAATTGTATTATAttggaaatagaaaaattaaggaattgttttaaaaaataattaagagtgGGAAAAATTTCTCCTTTTGAGGGATGGAGGCAAGGACGGGGAGGGAGAAGACTGTAGTCCACTGGTGGACATTTCTAGATCGTAAAAGAttgttgaattattatttctagttgagaaattttgcattttagaTTTAAGGTTTTGCTTCCTTTGTCAAGTGAACACTCTCTTATTTTTCCTTCCCCTTCCCTGCCttatttttagaatgaaaGTTTAAACTTCCTTCACGagttccttttttaaaaacctaTTCATGTGTTCTCAAAAGCAGGAACATTGAAATAGGGATGAAATTCTAAGatcaaaagaaattcaatttgaaatagaagataattaaaaattttcaagtgtTGTGAgtgttttgtttgaaaatatataatattaaaagttttcCTCAGTAGTTCTTTGATGTTCGAGATAATGATTTCAATTCAAATGATTTCTAAAAGAGATTTATATGAAAAGCTTATGCGTATTTCAAAGTATGTTTATTGAGGTCTTGAAAGTTTATGAATGGTGTTCAAACTTTTAGTTACGTCTTTTAACGAACTAACTGTTATATGCACATAAGGAGTAAAGGTCACCATGGGGTGAAAGGGACTACATGGTGAATTTAGGCAGGACAATGTATAAAAAATGTGCATTGTCTCTCGTCGTGAGCAACAAAAACGAATCTGTATATTCTCGGATGCTATATTAACAATAGTCTAAATGCAAAGTATTGAGAAGTGTAGAGAATGATTGGGGATCCTTGGCAAAATGAATGTTTAgtaactaatgtgtgtttatgtgaGATGAAGCATTTATGCGAAATGATATGTTTATATGAATTGATATATTTCTATCTTATGTTGATGAAGCAAAGGTATTACGAAAAAGATTTCTTAAAACTTCACTGAGTCTGTTAGACTtacgtttttttaaaattccatCTTCCAAAAATCAGGCGTTAAGGCCAAGTAAGAAGGATTGAAGGGTTTCCCAAGCGAAAAGGCTGTCAAGACATTTTAGCTTAAGTTTTAAAggttgtttttatatttatgattgtAAAGTTTATTGTAAAAAGCTTAGCTAAAAGTTAATAAAGGAATTGTTTGTTAAGTATATCGCCTAATTAAAGAATTGTTTAAGTTTCAAgttaaaataaggaaaaactACTAGGCGATTAAGTTAAGCTTAAGGATCTCAAGATTGAGTGTCTTTGGTGTTAACACGTCAGAGCTACTTAAGTCACGTCGTGTCTCACATGGCAAGCAAGGAGGTATGCAGGATGGGGTGtgacatttttggtatttttcattgtcgGTTTTTTTcgtatttaaaattattgtatacaatgtaaatattttgccagtttgttatatttttaaaaaaccccataatattaaactaaactaataattaattgaggaattttgaaaaatagtagattttacaaaataattacaatctatagcaaattctatcatcaatagtcattgatatgctacaATGGTAGAAGACTATgagtgatagaatccaaaattttgctatagcttgtaaatattttaatttattttgttatttgtaaaattgacCCTAATttattctccaattaattaattgctaaGTTAAATAtcttacatttaatttaatccaaatttgaatcatattcaaatataaattccTCTCATAACCTATAACCTATCATTTTTAATGTGTATTATATAGACATTAAGTTTTaacatatagttttaatatgaatcttaTTTACattgattaatatttgaaccaattcaaacattttattctctaataaattaatttagaatcatatccaaaattaaatttatataatgaagtttatttaaaatatagactttattttgtaatgtatcactatatattatattaattcccaaggtaaatttgaacatttcaaattacaaccaatataaataaatttcattatcttttacGAGATAGGAAGTGGACCTGATGGACTTACAAATCAGAAGCTAtaacgatatgagattaattgatTAAACTCATTAATCACgtcaatattcgttaactatGTGTACACTCTACTAAAAACtcataattaaacttttttcactgtagatatatttctggGTCTACGGATATAAAGCAATAACAATAAGTTAGTCATTCACAAGTGTTCGTAAAACCAACTGGGTCAAATTACCGTTTACCCGCGGGTTACTTCTAATCCTCAAGTATCAGTGcttctctaatgaacaacttgtttatagtccaaccaataaatagaaaccTCTTTCGTGCCATAGAGTGGGTAAAACCCTTTGTTTAAGTCCcagagacaccatttaagaaAACACTTATCTACTTATCCTAAAAAGTCAAGAATGAGTGAATTTTatcttgtgtgattatgtCTCCATCTCCCCACTCgatcttgtccccaaaatgataaccAAATTGAGTTGATAATCTGACCACTCTCACTTGTAGAAATCAAAGGAAAATTCCTCGTGAACatgagttcataatacacactcaaaattaagactaagttacctaggtcatcctaattAAATAGGAGCCTAACTAGTAAATGgagttatatttaatgaatactATTTTGTAGTTCAGTCTTATGCAAACTTATTGCATAGAACACCCTTACTCGCATGTCACCTATATGAATgtgttggatcattgcgtttttatcaaatacaaagtgagtcgtatccatagtgttactagGATAAAGTACACAATCTTATCCCTATATTATAGACATTTTAAACTATCTCTCGAATATTGATCCCTAggttattaagaaaaaataaataatataatcaataatactcattaaaattgtaataataatactttattaataactgatcaacaaattacatttactatctatgagttttagagttttaggacataaaatccAATCAGTATATAATCGCTTAGAAAAATATTGCTCGCACGTGCATGTGGTCGATTAATCACGTGTAGACTAGAGTGTTTTtggcattttttaatttccattatGAGCCtatattgagtttttttttttttttttcatttctgaattgtTCTATATAATGTAAATACTTTActagtttattatattttttaaaaaactcttctttttatatgaTATGTTAtattaagatatatttttgtatattatttaggttcataaatataacaatttttgtaTGATATGTTATATTAAGATTtgtgtaacaaaatattaacgatttgtgtaacaaaattaaaaaaccaaTGAAGTCgaccattttctttaaatatttcaggtttgtCTTTGCTCCTTTTGAATTTCtgatttcttcattcttccacttttcttctgcaatttttcattttctttcattttgcattaatttttttaaagtcttATTTGGTtcatgatcgtgtaccaaatatagcaaaatctaaacgatcgtgtaccacGTACGAAAAAAATCtaccaaatataaatctttttatattttggtacatcattgtttaaaagaaaaattacgtGCACGTGTGACCAAGGTTGAATGAGagcatttttggtatttttcattataggtctataaactctttttttcgttttcaaaaattttctatatagtgtaaatattttgtctatttattatatttatgaaaaaacacctattatttaattagaattgaaattagtaaggataaacttaattaattgtaaatataattaagtattatattataattaacattAAGTTGCTTACATATATGAATGAGTTAATTTTAGTTATGAAttccttaaaaaattaattagttaaagattattattgattccaaattaattaaaaaaattatggttatattttaaatgaatgaatctacaaatttatatacttagtttcataaataaattttttatccagaaaattgaaatagtaTTTTGAATGTAGAGGGAAACAATGTTAAAGCAAAGAAAGTGTGGATTTATATAAGTATTGAACCcatgaaaagtaaaatgaatGCATAATAATTGGATGAAGgatttatatgtatttttccCATATCACTTTGATTTCTCCCAacgaaagaaaatataaataaggaaGGGGATAGATAGTCGGTTACAGCTAAGCGGGTGGGGGCACGTGAAGCATTTTCTCACATGTGTGAATTGGGGTCCACCTTCTCGTCCACGAATATTTCTTGGATTCTTATGTTTGTAGggccctttttctttctttcttccttccttccttcttcttcctctcattctttcaaataattctACAATAACTATGCTACCAATTATCCAATTCAAGAACCCACACTCATCAActaaacataattttcatctttttctcctctttttgGATATTCCCTTTTACATTCCTCTACTTCAATTAACCCTTTTTccaattattgtttattatatatatcaaatccTATCATTCCATTTTAAACTATACTCAACTGTACTTCTATTAATCAAATTCCAATACTAGATTTCATCTTCACatttttactactttttttttttttttttaaataagaaaaccaTTTTTAGTCCAAATAAGAGGAGATTGTGTATTTCATTCatggtttaatttaattgagaataataaatataaacaaaaactcaatttttttaaaaaacattccaccaaagttttgaaaattgattgaggtgacataaataaaaaataagtaagaTAGTTGGGACAATTTTCCATTATTCAAATTTCCCAAATATTTTCTGACGAAACTTCAAAACCTTGTCCATAAAATTCAATGGTCGAAATCCTCACCTCCACTTtcaactcaaaaaaaaaaaaaaaagttcaaacaatGACGAACCATGTGGAAAAAAGATTCATAGACTATAAACGAAAGGACAAAGgaaatttctttcaaactgAAAGATCAAAGCTCGAACCAGAAAAAGTCACGTTGGGCATTAATAGCTATTCTTCACAGAAATCAGCTTCCATTTGATAGCATtagcattattattattccctCACGGCGCTACTATTCCGTAGCTTCTTTTTCCCAATCGAATCTCCTCAAAATGACTTTTGggttaaaattaaagaaaaacgaaCAATTTTCCAGTCCCCACTCGCTCACTCTTGACTCTTCTCTTGCtcaaatttattatcttttttccCTGTTCAAACCCCATCAAACCAAAATGAACGGCGATGATCATCACCCCCTTCTGCACGAGAATCCATGCTCTCTTTGTTGtctcaaaaagagaaaaaaaaaaggcaaacaAATAAAGTTTCAAACTCTGTGGGGTATGACATTTCTTTGCATTTCCTATCTGTTTTTACACCTTCTTTTCTATGTCACAACCTTTATTTCTGTTTACTATACGTTGGGATATTGTGGgcttcttttgttttggacttaatttttaatttcttactATTTGGGGAGTTTGGTTTTTTGCTTCTTCTGTCTTTTTCTTGAGTTTTCTGAGGCTTTTTTACTGCCCATTTCTGTCTCTTCTTCCCTCTCTCAACTTCCATTAATCTTTGTGCGTTTAGGGTTTTGGTTCTGTTTTGAAGCTGACTGAAGATTCTTGGAATTGCAGTGGGTTACTGTCAGATTGTTCAGATCAGGTACTTGCCCActtcttgtttttttgctTTCCCAGCTGGGTTCTTTGTTGTTTCGTAGTTTATGGCTTAATTTTTGGTGTTCAAGATTTCTCTACTTTGGGTTTCCAGTAGTGTCATAGCAATGTTGAAGTAGAATAAGAAATGGGTTCCTGTTTTTGATATTCTGTTGAAGCTAAGCTACAGTTTGTTTGAAGTTCTCCAATCTTTCTCTTAGATGGGGATTGAAAGATAGTGTCTCATTTGTAAGCTAAGCTACACTGGGTGTGTGTTTTGGTCAATGTTTGATCTGCATGTTTATGATGACTCTATTGCATCTATCTTCTGTTTGAGGATCTGCTGAGAGAGCTATATTTGTAatgtttttgggttttggttttcttttttcttcccttgAACTCTCAACATTTCAAAACCAGAGATGGGAGcatttccatttcatttctcTTGAAGTTCAACACAAAAATGGGTTTGATGTTTGCTAATTAGGAAGTAATTTGTCATCTTGCAATCTTATCCTTACATTCGTCTTTAATTGAATCATGTTTTCTATCACTCTACTATAATTGCATTTTTCTCTTCACGCATTCAATTACTTTTACGTGTTTCTGTTCAACTGTTCTGTTGTGGGTTCTTActtatcttttccttttcccatGAATCGTTGCAGATTGTCTGTAATTGCTTCTTTGAGTTTTGGGAGTTTGATTCTTGCAACGTAGAGGAAATAGCtggaatctaaaattttaccaaTCTGAGAAGTTGAAGTTTTGGTTGATTGGAAAATGCGAGAAAGGTGGCGCGGAATTGTGATCTTGCTTCTATTTGGGATGTGTATCAATGCGTTAGGTAACTTAgatatcaaacttttttttttttcgaacATCCTtcatagtttttgttttaaatttggattgcT
This genomic interval carries:
- the LOC101222791 gene encoding serine/arginine-rich SC35-like splicing factor SCL30A isoform X1 — encoded protein: MRGRSYTPSPPRGYGRRGRSPSPRGRYVGRGRDLPTSLLVRNLSHDCRPEDLRRPFGQFGAIKDIYLPKDYYTGEPRGFGFVQYVDPADAADAKHHMDGCVLLGRELTVVFAEENRKKPSDMRARERGSGRYHDRRRSPPRSPRYSRSPAQRRGRYSRSPAPRHARSRSRSYDYASQPPKQRAYSRSLSPRDRPDSRERSFPRQESRGRSYSRSPRLDGSRSRSQSPTQPGSRSPSPVRGRSLSRSRSRSKSVGRSRSRSRSPRRSPRHEEEYRSEPNGDRSPSQ
- the LOC101222791 gene encoding uncharacterized protein LOC101222791 isoform X2, whose translation is MRGRSYTPSPPRGYGRRGRSPSPRGRYVGRGRDLPTSLLVRNLSHDCRPEDLRRPFGQFGAIKDIYLPKDYYTGEPRGFGFVQYVDPADAADAKHHMDGCVLLGRELTVVFAEENRKKPSDMRARERGSDQLNKESAKGKCLTEGAQLGYLQGIKALPRLTSPLASVGDIMIEEDPLHVRLDIHVPQLNDVGGILVHQHHAMQGLGPVAMIMHPNHQNKGLTQDHFPLVTDQTVERGLSHDRRAVEGHTPDLHVSMVQGVGVKVQHNLEVEVQAL
- the LOC101222791 gene encoding serine/arginine-rich SC35-like splicing factor SCL33 isoform X3; the protein is MFSSLEEFQVILNLTHAREPRGFGFVQYVDPADAADAKHHMDGCVLLGRELTVVFAEENRKKPSDMRARERGSGRYHDRRRSPPRSPRYSRSPAQRRGRYSRSPAPRHARSRSRSYDYASQPPKQRAYSRSLSPRDRPDSRERSFPRQESRGRSYSRSPRLDGSRSRSQSPTQPGSRSPSPVRGRSLSRSRSRSKSVGRSRSRSRSPRRSPRHEEEYRSEPNGDRSPSQ